From Echinicola soli, a single genomic window includes:
- a CDS encoding glycoside hydrolase family 95 protein → MRWTTFLLLVFFAHTTSLQAQDTPWKLWYDKPASNWNEALPLGNGRLGAMVFGAPAMERLQLNEETIWAGSPNSNAHSKAKEAIPYVQQLIFEGDYQAAQELADEKIMSQTNDGMPYETFGNVYISFPGHQDYEDYYRDLNLEEAISTVSYTVDGVQYRREVLSAFEDDVIMVKLTADQPGSITCNVQMTSPHDNAVARVREDQLTLSGVSQTHDHQRGGVKFQGRIKATNQGGELVIKDGLISVEGANEVTLYISIATNFKSYKDLSVEYEKKAGEILDAAYQKDFASIKSAHVDYYQQFYDRVAIDLGTTEAADHPTDQRIQQFSEVTDPHLAALYFQFARYLLISCSQPGGQPSNLQGIWNDMLFPPWESKYTVNINAEMNYWPAELTNLSEMHEPFLQMVREVSETGQETAKMMYGARGWVLHHNTDIWRITGPIDYAASGMWPSGGAWLSQHLWERYLYSGDEDFLKEAYPIMKGAAQFFLDVLIEEPEHGWLVVSPSSSPENSHVHGATIAAGVTMDNQLMFDLFSNLIRSSEILGQDEAFADTLKATRSRLAPMQVGQYGQLQEWMHDWDDPEDKHRHVSHLYGVFPSNQISPFRTPELFDAARTSLMFRGDPSTGWSMGWKVNLWARFLDGDHAYKLLQNQLSLVTPSSRGGGTYANMFDAHPPFQIDGNFGCAAGIAEMLMQSQEGAIHLLPALPGVWDEGSIEGLRARGGFEIVELTWKDNKVDKLVIKSTLGGNLRLRSANKLKAKGLAEASGENPNHFFALPKVQQPLVSEKATLNPVDLPDYYEYDLATEPGEVYTVSGR, encoded by the coding sequence AGGAAGCCATTCCCTACGTTCAGCAGCTGATTTTCGAAGGAGATTATCAGGCCGCCCAGGAGCTGGCCGACGAAAAAATCATGTCCCAGACCAATGACGGGATGCCGTATGAAACATTTGGCAATGTTTATATTTCCTTTCCCGGCCATCAAGATTACGAGGATTATTACCGTGACCTAAATCTGGAAGAGGCCATCAGCACGGTGAGCTATACCGTGGACGGCGTTCAGTACAGAAGAGAAGTCCTCAGTGCTTTTGAGGATGATGTCATCATGGTGAAATTGACGGCAGACCAACCTGGCAGTATTACCTGTAATGTCCAAATGACCAGTCCCCATGACAATGCCGTAGCGCGGGTAAGAGAGGATCAGCTGACACTGTCCGGTGTTTCCCAGACCCATGACCACCAACGGGGCGGCGTAAAATTCCAAGGAAGAATAAAAGCCACCAACCAAGGAGGTGAGCTGGTCATCAAAGATGGACTGATCAGCGTAGAGGGTGCCAATGAAGTGACCTTGTACATTTCCATTGCAACCAATTTCAAGAGTTATAAAGACCTTTCGGTGGAATACGAAAAGAAGGCAGGAGAAATTTTAGATGCTGCTTACCAAAAAGATTTTGCAAGCATCAAGAGCGCCCATGTGGACTATTATCAGCAGTTTTATGATCGTGTGGCCATCGACCTTGGCACCACAGAAGCAGCTGATCATCCTACAGACCAGCGGATCCAGCAGTTTTCAGAAGTAACTGATCCCCACCTGGCAGCTTTGTATTTTCAATTTGCACGGTATCTATTGATTTCATGCTCCCAGCCGGGAGGGCAGCCGTCCAATTTGCAGGGCATTTGGAATGACATGCTTTTCCCCCCTTGGGAGAGTAAATACACCGTCAATATTAATGCTGAAATGAACTATTGGCCGGCAGAGCTTACCAACCTGAGTGAGATGCATGAGCCGTTTCTGCAAATGGTGCGGGAAGTGAGCGAAACCGGTCAGGAAACGGCCAAAATGATGTATGGTGCGCGTGGATGGGTGCTTCATCACAATACGGATATCTGGCGCATCACAGGCCCCATCGATTATGCAGCCTCCGGGATGTGGCCAAGTGGCGGGGCATGGCTGAGCCAGCACCTTTGGGAGCGCTACCTGTACAGTGGGGATGAAGATTTTCTGAAAGAGGCTTACCCGATCATGAAGGGGGCCGCACAGTTTTTCTTGGATGTACTGATAGAGGAGCCTGAGCACGGCTGGTTGGTCGTGTCTCCCTCAAGTTCACCGGAAAACAGCCATGTGCATGGTGCGACCATTGCGGCAGGGGTAACCATGGATAACCAGCTGATGTTTGACCTGTTTTCCAACCTGATCCGTTCCAGTGAAATTCTGGGACAAGATGAAGCTTTTGCAGATACGTTGAAAGCCACCCGTTCGCGATTGGCGCCCATGCAAGTGGGACAATACGGGCAGCTGCAAGAGTGGATGCACGATTGGGATGACCCTGAGGATAAGCACCGCCATGTGTCGCACCTTTACGGCGTATTCCCAAGCAACCAAATTTCACCTTTCCGAACGCCGGAATTATTTGATGCAGCCAGGACTTCGCTGATGTTCAGGGGCGATCCATCCACTGGCTGGTCCATGGGATGGAAAGTGAACCTTTGGGCAAGGTTCCTCGATGGTGACCACGCTTATAAATTGTTGCAAAACCAGCTGAGCCTGGTAACCCCTTCCAGCCGTGGCGGAGGAACGTATGCCAATATGTTTGATGCGCATCCTCCTTTTCAGATCGATGGCAATTTTGGCTGTGCAGCGGGAATTGCCGAGATGTTGATGCAGAGCCAGGAAGGGGCGATCCACCTGTTGCCGGCCCTGCCCGGTGTTTGGGATGAAGGAAGCATCGAAGGTTTGCGCGCAAGAGGTGGATTCGAAATTGTCGAGCTGACCTGGAAGGACAATAAGGTGGACAAGCTGGTGATCAAATCCACCCTTGGTGGAAACCTACGGCTCCGATCTGCCAATAAGTTAAAAGCAAAAGGGCTAGCCGAAGCTTCTGGAGAGAATCCTAATCATTTCTTCGCGCTGCCTAAAGTCCAACAGCCGCTAGTTTCCGAGAAAGCAACATTGAATCCGGTGGACTTGCCGGACTATTATGAATATGACTTGGCAACTGAACCTGGTGAAGTATATACAGTTTCTGGCAGGTAA
- a CDS encoding MGH1-like glycoside hydrolase domain-containing protein, with the protein MQYPKILIAFAPLQIPFIGLLTAVLLGSCATTVEAQGPAILKKENFKHYADYFSRMEDENITQAISNEDSWAWMEDNIPLFEAPQKNFEEIFYFRWWSLRKHIKETPVGYAMTEFLVERSYSDKYNLISCALGHHIYESRWLHDPKYLDQIVHTWYRGNDGEPMEKLHSFSSWTADALYHRYLVTGDEEYLLDMLPDLQEEYQWWVDNRQREDGLFWQIDVKDGMEESISGGRHVKNVRPTINSYMYGNAKAIAKIARLKGDDVLAKEYDQKAAEIKELVQENLWNQEDLFFETVKEEGGFANVREAIGFIPWYFNLPDDKNPYHAAWDQVTDEGGFLAPFGLTTAECRHPDFRTHGCCNCEWDGAIWPFATSQTMTGMANLLNNYHQDMVGKSDYFTLMEKYVESQYYRGRPYIGEYLDEKTGFWLKGDQERSRYYNHSTFNDLIITGLVGFRPGPNGQMEVNPLVPADKWDWFCLDNIAYQGNIVTIFWDKTGEKYNKGKGLHVLVNGEEVGNAEDLERIVVE; encoded by the coding sequence ATGCAATACCCAAAAATACTTATCGCCTTTGCGCCTTTGCAAATACCTTTTATCGGCCTTCTTACAGCCGTCTTGTTGGGCAGCTGCGCCACTACAGTGGAGGCACAGGGCCCTGCGATCTTAAAGAAAGAGAACTTTAAACACTATGCTGACTATTTTAGTCGCATGGAAGATGAAAATATCACCCAGGCCATTTCCAATGAAGATTCTTGGGCGTGGATGGAAGATAATATTCCACTTTTTGAGGCTCCCCAGAAAAATTTTGAAGAGATTTTTTATTTCCGATGGTGGTCACTGCGCAAGCATATCAAGGAAACACCTGTGGGCTATGCCATGACGGAGTTTTTGGTGGAGCGGTCTTATTCGGACAAATACAACCTGATCAGCTGTGCCCTGGGGCATCATATTTATGAATCCCGCTGGCTGCATGACCCTAAGTACCTGGACCAGATCGTCCACACTTGGTACCGGGGCAATGACGGCGAGCCAATGGAAAAGCTACATAGTTTCAGCAGTTGGACTGCGGATGCTTTGTATCACAGATATCTGGTGACCGGTGATGAGGAATACCTGCTGGACATGCTGCCGGATTTGCAGGAAGAGTACCAGTGGTGGGTGGACAACCGCCAGCGGGAAGACGGTCTTTTTTGGCAGATAGACGTGAAAGATGGCATGGAAGAATCCATCAGTGGTGGACGTCATGTCAAAAATGTGCGTCCCACGATTAACAGCTACATGTATGGCAATGCTAAGGCGATTGCAAAGATCGCTAGGCTAAAAGGAGACGACGTATTGGCCAAGGAGTATGATCAAAAGGCAGCGGAAATCAAGGAATTGGTGCAGGAGAATCTTTGGAACCAAGAAGATTTGTTTTTTGAGACGGTGAAAGAAGAAGGTGGCTTCGCCAATGTGCGGGAAGCCATCGGGTTTATTCCCTGGTACTTCAATCTCCCCGACGACAAAAATCCTTATCATGCTGCCTGGGATCAGGTAACGGATGAGGGTGGCTTTTTGGCGCCTTTTGGCTTGACCACTGCGGAATGTCGACATCCGGATTTCAGGACCCACGGCTGCTGTAATTGTGAATGGGATGGAGCTATTTGGCCGTTTGCCACCAGTCAGACTATGACAGGCATGGCGAATTTGCTGAACAACTACCATCAAGATATGGTGGGGAAATCCGATTATTTTACCCTGATGGAAAAGTATGTAGAATCCCAGTATTACCGTGGCCGACCCTACATCGGGGAATATTTGGACGAGAAAACAGGCTTTTGGCTGAAAGGCGACCAAGAGCGTAGCCGTTACTATAATCATTCTACTTTTAACGATTTGATCATCACCGGTTTGGTAGGGTTCAGACCAGGCCCCAATGGCCAGATGGAAGTAAACCCTCTGGTACCGGCAGATAAATGGGATTGGTTTTGCCTGGACAACATCGCCTATCAGGGGAATATCGTGACCATCTTCTGGGACAAAACAGGTGAAAAATATAATAAGGGCAAAGGCCTGCATGTGCTGGTGAACGGTGAAGAAGTAGGCAATGCGGAAGATTTGGAGCGAATCGTGGTGGAGTAG
- a CDS encoding glycoside hydrolase family 88/105 protein — MKKNIINYKLILGAAIVLFSCGGKKENSQEQAEAAPAMEEKWSVRLANSDIIRFEDWIVEDPYWGYHEGLVCKSMLDMWHYTGDDKYFNFVKGFGNNIIEGDGTIKTYKMEIYNIDNINSGKVLIPLYEKTGEERFRIALDTLIKQLEEHPRVSDGGFWHKKKYPHQVWLDGLYMAGPFLAAYGAAFDQPAYMDDATAQLIAAYEVLFNPEKHLLYHGWDESREQDWADKETGLSANFWSRGMGWYVMAIVDVLDYLPADHPHRSKLIEMANSIAVGIADFQDPATGAWYQVTDQGSREGNYLEASGTGMFVYFLYKGVRKGYLPKSYIATANKGYEGLVNEFFKVDEDGSVSVTDVCSVAGLGGDGNRDGSFEYYISELVKDNDPKGTAPAIMASIEHERSSEENQ, encoded by the coding sequence ATGAAAAAGAACATTATAAATTATAAGTTGATCCTTGGCGCAGCCATTGTCCTGTTTTCCTGTGGAGGTAAAAAAGAGAATAGCCAAGAGCAGGCTGAAGCAGCTCCTGCAATGGAAGAGAAATGGTCGGTACGATTGGCCAATTCCGATATCATTCGCTTTGAAGACTGGATTGTGGAAGATCCCTATTGGGGTTACCATGAAGGCTTGGTGTGCAAGTCCATGCTGGACATGTGGCACTACACAGGAGATGATAAGTATTTCAATTTTGTAAAAGGTTTTGGCAATAATATCATTGAAGGTGATGGCACCATCAAGACCTACAAAATGGAGATTTATAACATCGATAACATCAATTCCGGTAAAGTACTGATTCCCCTGTACGAGAAGACGGGAGAAGAAAGGTTCCGTATTGCCTTGGATACCTTAATCAAGCAGCTTGAGGAGCATCCACGGGTTTCGGATGGTGGATTCTGGCATAAGAAGAAATATCCCCATCAAGTTTGGTTGGATGGTCTGTATATGGCAGGGCCATTTTTGGCAGCGTATGGGGCTGCTTTTGATCAGCCAGCATATATGGATGATGCCACGGCGCAATTAATTGCCGCTTATGAGGTGCTTTTTAATCCTGAAAAGCACCTATTGTACCATGGCTGGGACGAGAGCAGGGAGCAAGACTGGGCCGATAAGGAAACCGGCCTATCGGCCAACTTCTGGAGCAGGGGCATGGGATGGTATGTGATGGCGATTGTGGATGTACTGGACTATTTACCAGCAGACCATCCACATAGATCTAAGCTGATAGAAATGGCCAATAGCATTGCGGTAGGCATAGCAGATTTCCAAGATCCAGCGACAGGAGCTTGGTACCAAGTGACCGATCAGGGGAGCCGTGAGGGCAATTACCTAGAGGCTTCCGGGACAGGAATGTTTGTGTATTTTCTATACAAAGGCGTTCGCAAAGGTTATTTGCCCAAAAGCTATATAGCAACTGCAAATAAGGGCTACGAAGGCTTGGTCAACGAGTTTTTTAAAGTAGATGAAGATGGCTCCGTGTCCGTTACCGATGTTTGCTCTGTAGCAGGACTGGGAGGTGATGGCAATCGCGACGGGAGTTTTGAGTACTATATTTCAGAGCTCGTCAAAGACAATGATCCCAAAGGGACTGCTCCGGCCATCATGGCCAGCATAGAACATGAAAGATCTTCAGAGGAAAATCAATAA